The window aaaaaacgtTCTCTAATGAGTCCACTTTGTTTACTTCAGGTGTTTAAGTCCATCGTTCCACTTTTGTCCTGCAATACCGATCCAGGGCCccgttcctcgtacgtggttcagctaagtcgatcaaatgtcccacGATCAGCTCAAATTGAGATGATCGACATCAAGGATTTATTTAACACAAcggcaaataaacttaaaggaaGATGAGCAGATGATTAAAAAGCTTATGtatcatatgtgtgtgtgtagatgaccatatagaaCTATGAGTTTTATGTGTGAATCAGTGTATTTCTATTATTCATAATCTGACATGTGATCAAATGAAGCAGTGAAACGaggaacatccagaagtttattaagagacaaataaaccaacagaactttAGGGAGAGCACGacatgcagcggctttccagatgttctctgcatcgcatcgtggacacacatggacagtatgagagacagtgtgagacatgagacagtatgagacatgagacagtgtgtgagacagtggacTGCAGCATGTGGTCTTCAACACGTAACGGGACaatcttgtaaataaatgctacTTGTCTTCAGCGTCGAAGCCGTtcatacaggaagtgatgtcatgacgggtctttgtgatgtcatagaTCCTATAAGACGTTAATCTAACTGAtgtcgctccttcatcaatgaggaagacaGCGGTGAAGTCATCCAGCAGCCAGAGCAGGTCCAGGTTGTCCCAtgcgttgctatggtgatttagacAAACCGAAACGCCGGATCTACGTCCTCTCACCCTGAAAAGGATCAAAGGGCCCTGATCAATACTCAcgttttctttcattctgtGTTTTAGTTCAATTTTTTAGACTTTACAAATTAATGAGTATCTGGGGTCCAGTTCAAGGAGAATCAACAATGATATTTTCTTTATTGATCCATCAAGCCAGGGGCAGATGAGACAACACGAGTCATTAATCAATATCAAATCAGCAGAATGACATTGATTATTTAATGTAAACACTTGaaatgttgtcatggttacatCAGGTGATCAGCAGAGATGATTTCTGTCAACCAATCACACGCGCTGAAGGAATttaataagacaggaagagatgTCAGCAGTTTATTGATCAGTTATTGGGTGATCAGAGGCCTGTAGGAGAAGACAAGAGGAGATACAGGAGGAAACCataggaggaggagacaggagacggTCATTGATGTTTCACATGTTGGGAAAACAACACAGAGACGCTAGGTGTTGTGGGTAAACCGATGTTTAGGGATCAGGATGGTGAAGTGTCATGGATCTACCTTTCCCAGTGAACAGACCTCTCACCTGTGTGCCGGTGGTTATTGGCTCCGCCCCATCAGTTCCACATCTGATAGACGGCCAATCCCAGGAGGAGCAGCGGGCTCACACAACTGACTCTGGAGGCCTgacgggggtcagaggtcacgggtCATGACATCACACGCAGAGAACAAGCTGCACTCAACGTCAGCGGTGGAACGAATGTggcaggcttttattttggggttgGACTTCCTGTCGCCCTGAGGGGCCTCGGGACTCATAACACTGCTCACTTTATTCCGTTAACAAACGGGGACCATTCAGACGATGACTCACtgtcaggtcaaaggtcacacatgTTGAATCCCTGCTtgttctttgttcaaatccaacATGGATGGTTGTTGATAGTACAAACAGTACTTAAATAATGCAGGATTAATACTGCAATAAAGAACTTGCAAACCTTTAAAGTACTATGCTTGTTGTGTTTATCAAATGTGAAAAGGTCTGTTTACGTCTATTTGAATTCCAGTTTGTAACAGAACAAAGTCCAAGAGGGCTGAATAAAGCTCTGTATATAATAGAACCATATTGAATACAAAATAGTATATTATACcttaaatatacactcaccggccactttattaggtacacctgtccaactgctcgttaacacttaatttctaagcagccaatcacatggcggcaactcagtgcatttaggcatgtagacattgtcaagacaatctcctgcagttcaaagcgagcatcagtatggggaagaaaggtgatttgagtgactttgaacgtggcatgattgttggtgccagaagggctggtctgagtatttcagaaactgctaatctactgggattttcacgcacaaccatctctagggtttacagagaatggtccgaaaaagaaaaaacatccagtgagcggcagttctgtgggcggaaatgcctcgttgatgccagaggtcagaggagaatggccagactggttcgagctgatagaagggcaacagtgactcaaataaccacccgttacaaccaaggtgggcataagagcatctctgaacgcacagtacgtccaactttgaggcagatgggctacagcagcagaagaccacaccgggtgccactcctttcagccaagaacaggaaactgaggctacaatttgcacaagctcatcgaaattggacaatagaagattggaaaaacgttgcctggtctgatgagtctcgatttctgctgcgacattcggatggtagggtcagaatttggcgtctacaacatgaaagcatggatccatcctgccttgtatcaacggttcaggctggtggtggtggtgtcatggtgtggggaatattttcttggcactctttgggccccttggtaccaattgagcatcgttgcaacgccacagcctacctgagtattgttgctgaccatgtccatccctttatgaccacaatgtacccaacttctgatggctactttcagccggataatgcgccatgtcataaagctggaatcatctcagactggtttcttgaacatgacaatgagttcgctgtactcaaatggcctccacaatcaccagatctcaatccaatagagcatctttgggatgtggtggaacgggagatttgcatcatggatgtgcagccgacaaatctgcggcaactgtgtgatgccatcatgtcaatatggaccaaactccctgaggaatgcttccagcaccttgttgaatctatgccacgaagaattgaggcagttctgaaggcaaaagggggtccaacccgttactagcatggggtacctaataaagtggccggtgagtgtatatacatgCCACACAATTTAACATTTCACTATAAAAGATTCACAATATGGGTTGTTTACTATATATTTATGCAAATTAAAAGACactaataaatacatgtgtatGCATTTTTTATGccataatatttaaaaatacattatatttcaaAAGTATAAATCACATACCCATATATATACCCGTCCCATGTACTTTTTATGAGTATAATACACGTACATATATTACGTTTAGAATATAATTATTCCATACTGTTTATATTTTTAACACATCAATCAAGCGATTCTCAGGACTCACCTGGCTATTGACGTCAGAGAGGTACGGCCCCGTCACTGCAACACAAGTACTGCCATTAGTACCACGAGTACTGTGAAAATACGGCGGTGGTCTGGCGCAGAGTGCTGCTCACCGAAGAAGTAGTCGAAGGTGGCCGTGTAGTCGTAGTCGTCCGTCGGATTCTCGTCCGTCGGGTAGAACGACGTGGTCGTCTCTTCTTCTCGGCTTCCTGGAGAACGGTAAATAGAGaagtaaaagaagaaacaaacgcTCTCCCCGCTACTTCCTGgttttgtgctaagctaaaggttattttgaaatacttttagaacctcatCACGGACCACTGAAACCACTTGAAAATCCTTTAGAATCTACAATTTTAGTTGATTGTAGTGGTCAATGATGATGCACTAAAGGTGTTCCAGGTGGTTCTAGTGGTCAATGATGAGGTTTTATGGTCATCAATGGCCACTAGAACCACCTGAAACACCTTTAAAACCTCATCAATGACCACTACAACCACCTGAAACACCTTTAGAACCTCATCAATGGCCACTAGAACCACCTGAAACACCTTTAGAACCTCATCAATGACCACTACAACCACCTGAAACACCTTTAGAACCTCATCAATGACGACTAGAACCACCCGAAACACCTTTAGAATCTCATCAATTACCACTAGAACCACCTGAAACACCTTTAGAACCTCATCAATGACCACTACAACCACCTGAAACACCTTTAGAACCTCATCAATGACCACTACAACCACCTGAAACACCTTTAGAACCTCATCAATGACGACTAGAACCACCCGAAACACCTTTAGAATCTCATCAATTACCACTAGAACCACCTGAAACACCTTTAGAACCTCATCAATGACGACTAGAACCACCTGAAACACCTTTAGAACCTCATCAATGACCACTACAACCACCTGAAACACCTTTAGAACCTCATCAATGACGACTAGAACCACCCGAAACACCTTTAGAATCTCATCAATTACCACTACAACCACCTGAAACACCTTTAGAACCTCATCAATGACGACTAGAACCACATTGAGGAATGTCATTACGTCAATGGGCTCTGTGATCACAACCTCACTGGtgacaataaattattttctagTTAAGGCAGGTAACGGCAGGTAAGAAGCCATTAACATAACTACGTACGTTAAAACAAGTTATTGAGTTATTTCCCAGACGGGTCAATAAACGCAAACACGGAACCAAATCAAGACAATGAcgcaaaaacagaaataaaacagcTCACATGTGGATCATCTCCCGATCACCAATAAGTCAAAACCTCATTGTTTCACACAAAACACGCTCTATCGCTCATCAATGATGGCCAACGTCAAGTCTGAATCTGTAGGGTCAAAGGTCGCGGGTCACTCACCGCGGCAGGACAACATCATGAGagcgagccagagagagagagacagcatcATGTTCATCCTGGACGAGAGAGGAGACCTGACTGGGAGAGAAAGGCAGCACAGGGCGTGGCCTCTTCGTTGTTAACCCTTAAAGAACCCCTGAAGGACACTTAAAGGACCCTTAGAGAACCCTTACAAGAcccttaatttaaaaaaaactaaaagaccCTTAAAGGACCCTTAAATAGCCCCTAAAAGACCCCTAAATAACTCTTAAAGGACCTTCTCGCGGGCCGCTAGAACCCATTAGAGGTTCTCTGTAGTCTCGACTGGTCTAAAGGGTTAAACGCTTTTTACAGTCATGAAGAAGGTGAAACTTTTGCAGGACAAATCCTGACATGCAgagtgtgtctctctttgtgtgtatctgtgtgtgtcggtctgtctgtgtgtgtgtgtgtgtgtgtgtgtgggtgtgtgtgtgtgagagagataatCTGCAGTTGATCAGAGAACCAAAACAAAGTTCTTATAGGCTCCTCCCACAGagagttttttttactattttactaaCAGACCAACAGACCCAGAAAAACCAACGGACACAGCAGAACCAACAGAATCAACAGACCCACAAGACCCAGAATAACCAACAGAATCAACAGACCTGGCAGAATAAACAGACCCAGAAGAACCAACAGATCCAAATTAACCGGCAAACCCAGAAGAACCAGTCGGTCGCCACGGCTTGGTTCGATTGATAAGTTGCGTCATACCTTTTTGATCACAGCGTCACTCAAGACAGCAGCGACGGTTTGGAGGTCCTGACCAGTGACCACCACCTGTGGTTTTAACACTCGAGATCAAGTGGGAAGTATGTTGCCCTTTACCTAAAAGGAGTTTTACAAACCTGCCATAAAGGATGGGGTactttggggggagggggggggggctacatgctgattgacaggtggacACCAAAGACGTATACAACTCCTCTATGTCCTACTTAGTCCATATGTGGTCACTTTCTATTCaataagtaataaaaaaacaacatggcaaTAGAAAAAACTACTTCAAGGCTTCAAAACATccacaagtaaacaaaacatgtaaccatgacgacGTGTGGCTAAGAAATCACAACTCCAGTTCAGGTGTAATGGATGATCCTGTTTGCTCTATAAATCACATCGTAAATAACCTCTATGTTTAATTTCGGTTTCACCTGGAATGTGACCAGCGGTCTCCTGGGTGTAAGTTTTGCGTTGTTGTACAACGTGCCTTTCAGTGGCGGttttgtgacatcacagagattGTTATGATGTCACAATCACGGCGTCCGTGTCATTGTGTtcccacaaagagacacaataagGAAGTGGACTCTGACCTCATGTGTCGCTCTCAAAACAACACTCGGCTGGAGGAGAGGACCGAAGAGTCTGCGGTTCTATTGAACAGAACAGAATAGAATAGAACTTTCTTCCTGGGGCTGAGTAAAGAACCATGAAGCTGGACGTGAAGATTCAGATGCTGAACTTCTTCTTTGAAGTTTTTAACTTCATCTTCCTGGTGAGGAAACCTTCATTTAGATAACACATACATAGACATTTTATCAACTGATAAAgataatgataattattattattcaaaatcCCAACATTGTTTCACTTCAAATAATAAGTCAGAAACAACCTTTAAACTTAATAACGTAAATGATTTAAAAGCTGGTCCAGGTGCTTCTCACACCGCAGTTATGCTAAGAAAACCCTAGCCCCAGGAGAAGGAAGCTGCTAGCCCCAGGAGAAGGAAGCTAATAGCCCCAGGAGAAGGAAGCTAATAGCCCCAGGAGAAGGAAGCTGCTAGCCCCAGGAGAAGGAAGCTAATAGCCCCAGGAGAAGGAAGCTAATAGCCATAGGAGAAGGAAGCTGCTAGCCCCAGGAGAAGGAAGCTAATAGCCCCAGGAGAAGGAAGCTAATAGCCATAGGAGAAGGAAGCTGCTAGCCCTAGGAGAAGGAAGCTAATAGCCACAGGAGAAGGAAGCTAATAGCCACAGGAGAAGGAAGCTAATAGCCACAGGAGAAGGAAGCTAATAGCCATAGGAGAAGGAAGCTAATAGCCCCAGGAGAAGGAAGCTGCTAGCCCCAGGAGAAGGAAGCTAATAGCCCCAGGAGAAGGAAGCTAATAGCCCCAGGAGAAGGAAGCTAATAGCCCCAGGAGAAGGAAGCTGCTAGCCCCAGGAGAAGGAAGCTAATAGCCCCAGGAGAAGGACGCTAATAGCCACAGGAGAAGGAAGCTAATAGCCCCAGGAGAAGGAAGCTGTTAGCCCCAGGAGAAGGCAGCTAATAGCCACAGGAGAGGGAACCTAATAGCCCCAGGAGAAGGAAGCTAATAGCCACAGGAGAAGGAAGCTAATAGCCCCAGGAGAAGGAAGCTAATAGCCCCAGGAGAAGGAAGCTAATAGCCCCAGGAGAAGGAAGCTAATAGCCCCAGGAGAAGGAAGCTAATAGCCACAGGAGAAGGAAGCTAATAGCCCTTGGAggtgggtgtcttgctcagggtcACTActacatgggacatggagcagccggggttCGAACCCCGGTGGTTCCTGGCTCACCCTCTGTACTTCATGCACCACGGTTGCCCCAGAAAGTGTCTGCAGGTCATCTGAACATATCAATGCATCGATCTAAGACCCGTTGATTTCTGCGTCCAATAGTGGAGCAGTATTGTGAAATCCagacctgacctttgacctccatcTGCAGGTTCttggtttcagtgtgtgtggcaTTGGTCTCTGGATCCTGTTTGATGGCGGAAACCTACTGAACGTCGATGCCTCAGGTAGCAGGGTTGTGCAGCTTACCAAAATATGAAGAAGGaaaatgttgaatgaatgaatgttaaaatcttGACTTCACCTTAGGctataaaggaactccaccaTCTTCTTCTGTGGTATTGACATAGCGTTAATCAAAACACttaattctgtgtgtgtgtgtgcacagacgAGCTGCGTGttgtgggggcggggcttatgcTGATTGGTCTGGTGGTGTTGGCGGTCAGCATAGTCGGGATCGTCGGAGCCATGAAAGAGATCAGAGTCCTGCTGCTCGTGGTGAGTCGCTGCCTGAGACCACCGACGTGACCTTTGTTCTGTGAACAGTGTTTGACGCCAGCTCTGCTCCTCAGTACATGGGCCTCCTCATCGCACTGGTCCTGGGTCAGCTGTTcgtcacactgctgctgctcattaACAGAGACAAGGTGAGATCTGGATTTCAGAATGTAGATGGATAGTGACACACTATGCAACAATGTAGCTTCTCCATCACTTGGATTGTTTGCGAATTTTTGCGATGTGGTCAGtcgccattttgttttttgtcaaccAGTAAACAGGAGGTTTGAGGGGGATGTAGATGCCCTAAAGCACCTCCTGCTTTATGGAGGGTGTCAAAGcgaaaaataaacaacattattAATAATCTTGTTGAAACATGAAAAAGTTGTACCAGTTGTAATATTACAACAGACTTTAAGTAATAAATAAAGGTTTCGTGGTTCTCTTCAGATTGAACAGAGTCTGGATCAAACCGTAAACCAGATCATCTTGTGGTACGATGGACACAACAGGACGGACACACTGATGGACCAAATCCAGCGCTACGTGAGTCATCAGTCCTCCCATCCAATCACTTTGCAGCTTCTGTCCCACATAACAACACGTCGCACCACTCACAGGAAAGCTGCTGCGGCAGGATGGgcccttctgattggctgcagaaCTCCTTCCTGCAGATCCATAACTTGACCAATCAGGACCTGCTTCCTTGTTCCTGTTTCAATTCCAGTCGTCCCGCCATCAACTCGCCGTGGTGCTCAGAGAGCCAGAACCTCACCGGACCCGTTTACGGGGTGGGAGGCGGGTCCTATGAGCAggtacacacccacacacaaacacacgcagagacagacacacacacacacacaaataatttgGTTTAAATGActacattttgttgtgttgaattgTAAAATGTAGTCTCTTGTTTCATATTTCATCTGTTTTCATTTTACAGTatgattttgtattatttatatcttatttgtctttgtcttataTTGCATGTTTATGGGTTTTGTTGCAGGGTTGCAAGCAGAAGCTTGTTGATTGGCTGCAAGAAAACATGCTCACACTCATTGCCATGGACACCGCACTCATGCTGATCCAGGTAACaagaccagaaccagaactAGAGACCAGAACAAAACCAGAACCAGAGACCAGACCAAAACTAGAACCAGACCCAGAGACAAGACCCATAGATAAGACTATAAACAAGACCAGAACCAGAGACAAGACCAGACCCAGAGACaagaccagaaccagaaccaaatCCAGAGACACGACCAGAACCAGAGACCAGATACTAGAACCAGAGACCAGACCCAGAGACaagaccagaaccagaaccgaACCCAGAGACAAGACCAGAACCAGAGACGCTGGTTTGAAGAGAGGCTGAATAAATAATTACCaaacaacagaaatgaaaagaggaaTTTTGACTATTTGACTGAAAAGTGTCCTCCAGTGAGTTTGAAATCAGAAGAGCAGCCCTGAGCTTCTGATTGGCCCTATGGGGGTAACAGGTGTGTGAGTGACTGGTCCCTAGGTGGTCCAGTTTGTCTTCTCAGTGTATCTGTACCGAGCGCTGGGCAGCAGAACCACCCCCAAGGATCCGGAGCCCGGAGAGCACCAGGACCTCCAGGATCAGAACTACGCCGACGTGGACCCTGACAACGGTGACTTTGGTCCCGCCCACGTGacacatcgccacaacttatacCACGACGCAGCCGACCTGGCTTATCACCACGGCAACTGGGACTACACCTAAATCTggttgatgatgatggtgatgatgatggtgatgttgatgatgatggtgacggtaatgatgatggtgatggtgatgaggaggaggaggaagatggtaATGATGATGGTGAGGGTTATGGTGAttgtggtgatgatgatggtgatgaggaggaggaggaggaggaggaagatggtaATGATTGTGGTGATGATGgtaatgatgatgtcattgtctCCTCAGAAGATCTTCACTACGCCTCTCTGAGATTTGACTCCTCAGGCAGAAGAACCATCAGCTGActttcctgtcctcctcctcctcttctcctggaCTGACTCTGATTGGTTCTCCTCATTCCAGCTGACTGCTTCTCTCTAAATACAAGTTTGTTGCTTTGGATCACAAAATAGAATAGATAAATAAGAATATGAAGCTTTCTCCTTGAGGAGACAACAAGTTAACGACTTCCTGTTTAACAATAACACTTTTATCACAGGTCACATGAGTAGATGATGAATAGACTCACAGGTGAATTAAGAGCTTGTTCATTTATTAACAAACTCGTTTTGGGGTTAAATATTCacgttaaatgtgtttttattcatttaacctTTTGTTTCCAGCTTTGTTTGAAACTTCTCATGTGAAAACTGTGTGAcagtttcattattttgttattaaacagaaacatttaatttagtttgaatccataatcaaatcaaaagaaataaagtaattACTAAATAAGTGAAGTAGAAACATTCAAATACTTTACAAATGTGATCAATAACAAACGGGTGTCAGCATGaatctctgtgttttttattattatttttattgtcatAAGTCAtcatattgaaaaaaagagaaaagaccctaattatttaattattaatttaattattaattatgaaGCAATTACCGTAGATTCCGGACTATAAGCCGCTACTTTTTCCCACGCTTTGAACTCTGCGGCTTAAACAACAtgtaaaaagacaacaaaggttttcagaggaaataaaagcagatggGTGTAACCacgctgctcagagcggaccgcgagaCCaaggtggaggaatctgcttctactccaacaacagctggtgcaacgacttAACaatgatccaacaacactgttctgcTGAACTGGAACCCCTCATCATCGACTGCAAACCCTTCAACTCCcctgtgagttcgcttcattcatcctggtcggtgtttacatgcaggAGGCCCAGCGGacactcgaccagatacggaccaacccggactccttggttattgtccttggggactttaaTGAAggaaacagtttattaaatactcggccagagaggagaacacgctggatcactgttacatcaCACCTGCGCAATACCCGCTATAACAAGAGTATTCATTTGCCCGCTCAACGTGTAAACCTCTGTTACGCCCCTGGGTGAAGATCCGACTGAAAGCCAAAACAATCGCCACCGCCGTCTTTCTCCCGTGTTATAGGCacttttttggaaaataaatgtatttccggtgattaaagatgaaaaaaaactctttCTGTGTATCATCCTTCTGTGTAAATATCTCATGTTACAATGTTGATACCTGCGGCTTATATTCGGGTGCGCTGTATAGTCCGGGACTTATGGTAtttcgtttttttgtgtgtttgttcgtGTGCTAGTTTTCAtcatattaatttattaatgaCTCATTTCATTGAACTTGGCTCATTTTCCTGAAGTATTTCACACAGAGAACAAC is drawn from Pungitius pungitius chromosome 11, fPunPun2.1, whole genome shotgun sequence and contains these coding sequences:
- the si:ch73-139j3.4 gene encoding CD82 antigen isoform X4 translates to MKLDVKIQMLNFFFEVFNFIFLVLGFSVCGIGLWILFDGGNLLNVDASDELRVVGAGLMLIGLVVLAVSIVGIVGAMKEIRVLLLVYMGLLIALVLGQLFVTLLLLINRDKIEQSLDQTVNQIILWYDGHNRTDTLMDQIQRYESCCGRMGPSDWLQNSFLQIHNLTNQDLLPCSCFNSSRPAINSPWCSESQNLTGPVYGVGGGSYEQGCKQKLVDWLQENMLTLIAMDTALMLIQVVQFVFSVYLYRALGSRTTPKDPEPGEHQDLQDQNYADVDPDNDLHYASLRFDSSGRRTIS
- the si:ch73-139j3.4 gene encoding CD82 antigen isoform X3 — protein: MKLDVKIQMLNFFFEVFNFIFLVLGFSVCGIGLWILFDGGNLLNVDASDELRVVGAGLMLIGLVVLAVSIVGIVGAMKEIRVLLLVYMGLLIALVLGQLFVTLLLLINRDKIEQSLDQTVNQIILWYDGHNRTDTLMDQIQRYESCCGRMGPSDWLQNSFLQIHNLTNQDLLPCSCFNSSRPAINSPWCSESQNLTGPVYGVGGGSYEQGCKQKLVDWLQENMLTLIAMDTALMLIQVVQFVFSVYLYRALGSRTTPKDPEPGEHQDLQDQNYADVDPDNEDLHYASLRFDSSGRRTIS
- the si:ch73-139j3.4 gene encoding CD82 antigen isoform X1: MKLDVKIQMLNFFFEVFNFIFLVLGFSVCGIGLWILFDGGNLLNVDASDELRVVGAGLMLIGLVVLAVSIVGIVGAMKEIRVLLLVYMGLLIALVLGQLFVTLLLLINRDKIEQSLDQTVNQIILWYDGHNRTDTLMDQIQRYESCCGRMGPSDWLQNSFLQIHNLTNQDLLPCSCFNSSRPAINSPWCSESQNLTGPVYGVGGGSYEQGCKQKLVDWLQENMLTLIAMDTALMLIQVTRPEPELETRTKPEPETRPKLEPDPETRPIDKTINKTRTRDKTRPRDKTRTRTKSRDTTRTRDQILEPETRPRDKTRTRTEPRDKTRTRDAGLKRG
- the si:ch73-139j3.4 gene encoding CD82 antigen isoform X2, with the translated sequence MKLDVKIQMLNFFFEVFNFIFLVLGFSVCGIGLWILFDGGNLLNVDASDELRVVGAGLMLIGLVVLAVSIVGIVGAMKEIRVLLLVYMGLLIALVLGQLFVTLLLLINRDKIEQSLDQTVNQIILWYDGHNRTDTLMDQIQRYESCCGRMGPSDWLQNSFLQIHNLTNQDLLPCSCFNSSRPAINSPWCSESQNLTGPVYGVGGGSYEQGCKQKLVDWLQENMLTLIAMDTALMLIQVVQFVFSVYLYRALGSRTTPKDPEPGEHQDLQDQNYADVDPDNGDFGPAHVTHRHNLYHDAADLAYHHGNWDYT